In Chelonia mydas isolate rCheMyd1 chromosome 18, rCheMyd1.pri.v2, whole genome shotgun sequence, a single genomic region encodes these proteins:
- the LOC102940407 gene encoding chymotrypsin-C isoform X2 has protein sequence MFGFVFLALLLGYAYSCGIPAYPPFVARVVGGEDANPHSWPWQISLQYDKSGVWAHTCGGTLIATNWVLTAAHCISNSRTYRVLLGKQNLEVEEPGSVAAAVEKIIVHEKWNSFLTINDIALVKLAEPVQLSKTIQPACLPANGAILTQDFPCYITGWGRLWTNGPISDDLQQALLPVVDHATCSQWDWWGFMVRETMVCAGGDGVVSGCQGDSGGPLNCHGANAWEVHGIVSFGSGLGCNTYKKPTVFTRVSAYIDWINEKINLN, from the exons ATGTTCGGGTTTGTGTTCCTCGCTTTGCTCCTGGGCTATG CCTACAGCTGTGGCATCCCTGCCTACCCACCTTTTGTCGCCCGTGTGGTCGGAGGTGAAGATGCCAATCCCCACAGCTGGCCTTGGCAG ATTTCCCTCCAATACGACAAAAGTGGCGTCTGGGCTCACACATGTGGCGGGACCCTTATTGCTACCAACTGGGTCCTCACTGCGGCCCACTGCATCAG CAACAGCAGAACATACCGAGTTCTACTGGGGAAACAAAACTTGGAGGTCGAGGAACCTGGCTCTGTGGCCGCTGCTGTGGAGAAGATCATTGTCCATGAGAAATGGAACTCCTTCCTGACCAT CAACGATATTGCCCTGGTCAAGCTAGCGGAGCCCGTACAACTGAGCAAGACGAtccagccagcctgcctgcctgcaaacGGTGCAATCCTGACACAAGACTTCCCCTGCTACATCACCGGATGGGGACGCCTTTGGA CCAATGGCCCCATCTCTGATGATCTCCAGCAGGCACTGCTGCCTGTCGTGGACCATGCCACTTGCAGTCAGTGGGACTGGTGGGGCTTCATGGTCAGGGAAACCATGGTCTGTGCCGGAGGAGATGGAGTCGTTTCTGGATGCCAG GGAGATTCTGGGGGCCCACTGAACTGTCATGGCGCTAATGCTTGGGAAGTACATGGCATTGTGAGCTTTGGATCTGGGCTGGGCTGCAACACTTATAAGAAGCCAACTGTCTTCACCCGGGTGTCTGCCTACATCGACTGGATAAATGAG AAAATAAATCTCAACTGA
- the LOC102940407 gene encoding chymotrypsin-C isoform X1: MFGFVFLALLLGYAYSCGIPAYPPFVARVVGGEDANPHSWPWQISLQYDKSGVWAHTCGGTLIATNWVLTAAHCISNSRTYRVLLGKQNLEVEEPGSVAAAVEKIIVHEKWNSFLTINDIALVKLAEPVQLSKTIQPACLPANGAILTQDFPCYITGWGRLWTNGPISDDLQQALLPVVDHATCSQWDWWGFMVRETMVCAGGDGVVSGCQGDSGGPLNCHGANAWEVHGIVSFGSGLGCNTYKKPTVFTRVSAYIDWINEVGIGPLKQSSKCLTRFLHTYVK, translated from the exons ATGTTCGGGTTTGTGTTCCTCGCTTTGCTCCTGGGCTATG CCTACAGCTGTGGCATCCCTGCCTACCCACCTTTTGTCGCCCGTGTGGTCGGAGGTGAAGATGCCAATCCCCACAGCTGGCCTTGGCAG ATTTCCCTCCAATACGACAAAAGTGGCGTCTGGGCTCACACATGTGGCGGGACCCTTATTGCTACCAACTGGGTCCTCACTGCGGCCCACTGCATCAG CAACAGCAGAACATACCGAGTTCTACTGGGGAAACAAAACTTGGAGGTCGAGGAACCTGGCTCTGTGGCCGCTGCTGTGGAGAAGATCATTGTCCATGAGAAATGGAACTCCTTCCTGACCAT CAACGATATTGCCCTGGTCAAGCTAGCGGAGCCCGTACAACTGAGCAAGACGAtccagccagcctgcctgcctgcaaacGGTGCAATCCTGACACAAGACTTCCCCTGCTACATCACCGGATGGGGACGCCTTTGGA CCAATGGCCCCATCTCTGATGATCTCCAGCAGGCACTGCTGCCTGTCGTGGACCATGCCACTTGCAGTCAGTGGGACTGGTGGGGCTTCATGGTCAGGGAAACCATGGTCTGTGCCGGAGGAGATGGAGTCGTTTCTGGATGCCAG GGAGATTCTGGGGGCCCACTGAACTGTCATGGCGCTAATGCTTGGGAAGTACATGGCATTGTGAGCTTTGGATCTGGGCTGGGCTGCAACACTTATAAGAAGCCAACTGTCTTCACCCGGGTGTCTGCCTACATCGACTGGATAAATGAGGTAGGTATCGGCCCATTAAAGCAAAGCTCCAAGTGCTTAACTAGATTTCTGCACACTTACGTGAAATGA
- the EFHD2 gene encoding EF-hand domain-containing protein D2, protein MATDELASKLSRRLQLEEGEGGGGGPEGQNGEAAAPEPDGPEPLGGGAGGELSARLQRRTELSQGGGELSPGGGRKVFNPYTEFREFSRRQIRDMERLFRQYDAGKDGFIDLMELKLMMEKLGASQTHLGLKNMIKEVDEDFDGKLSFREFLLIFRKAAAGELQEDSGLHALARLSEIDVSTEGVKGAKSFFEAKVQAVNEASRFEEEIKAEQEEKKKQAEEMKQRKAAFKELQSAFKQ, encoded by the exons ATGGCCACGGACGAGCTGGCCAGCAAGCTGAGCCGCcggctgcagctggaggagggcgagggcggcggcggcgggcccGAGGGGCAGAACGGGGAGGCGGCCGCGCCCGAGCCCGACGGCCCGGAGCCCCTGGGCGGCGGCGCGGGCGGCGAGCTGAGCGCCAGGCTGCAGCGGCGCACGGAGCTGAGCCAGGGCGGCGGGGAGCTCTCGCCCGGCGGCGGCCGCAAGGTCTTTAACCCCTACACCGAGTTCCGCGAGTTCTCCCGCCGGCAGATCCGCGACATGGAGCGTCTCTTCCGGCA GTATGACGCGGGGAAAGATGGCTTCATTGATCTGATGGAATTGAAGCTAATGATGGAAAAACTAGGAGCATCACAAACGCACCTTGGGCTGAAAAATATGATCAAAGAAGTAGACGAAGATTTTGATGGCAAGCTTAGCTTCCGGGAG TTTCTCCTGATTTTCCGCAAAGCCGCGGCGGGCGAATTGCAGGAAGACAGCGGGCTTCACGCCTTAGCGCGGCTCTCGGAGATCGACGTCTCCACGGAGGGCGTGAAAGGAGCCAAAAGCTTCTTCGAGGCCAAA GTCCAAGCTGTTAATGAGGCCAGCCGCTTCGAAGAGGAGATCAAAGCCgagcaggaggagaagaaaaagcaGGCGGAGGAGATGAAACAGAGGAAAGCCGCCTTTAAGGAACTACAGTCCGCGTTCAAGCAATGA